AGGCACAGCAAGACCGTAAGTCCAAGAATCATCAAGAAGCGCCCGGCGACGCTTTTTAAACTCTTGATAATTCGTGGTTGAACGTCGGTCATGACGGTTTTCAGGTTTCGCTTTCCAGGGCGTTTTCGAAAAGGCCTTCTACATATTCGGCCTTGCTGAAAGGCACCAGCTGGTCGATGCGTTCGCCCATGCCAATCCAGCGGATGGGAATCTGCAGGGAGCTTGCGATGGAAAGCACTGCTCCGCCGCGGGCCGTGCCGTCTAGCTTGGTGACCACCAGGCCCGTAAGGGGGAAGCTCTGGTTGAAAATCTTGGTCTGGTTGATGGTGTTCTGACCGGTGTTGCCGTCAATGACCAGCCACATGTCGTGAGGCATGTCGGGGTTCACCTTCTTGATGACGCGGACTATCTTCTTGAGTTCTTCCATCAGGTAGTCCTTGTTGTGCAGACGGCCTGCGGTATCGATGAGCACCACGTCGCAGCCGCGGGCCACAGCCGCATTGCAAGCATCAAACGCCACGGCTGCAGGGTCGGAACCTTCTTGATGTTTTACGAATTCGGCGCCGCTACGTTCGGCCCAGGTTTCCAGCTGGTCGATGGCCGCCGCACGGAAGGTATCGCAGGCGGCAATCATCACCTTCTTGCCTTCGTCCTTGAGGCGGGCGGCAAGCTTACCGATTGTGGTGGTCTTGCCGGCACCGTTTACACCGATGACCAGCACCACATGGGGCTTGCCCTTGAGTTCAAAGGGGGGAGGGTCTTTCAAGAGGCGTTCCGCCTCGCTCCGCATAATGTCAAGAACCTGCTCGGTGGTCAGTGACTTGCCGAGAGCCTGCTCGCGTAAGGCGTCGGTCAACAGGAATGCGGCTTCGACACCCACGTCGGCCTTGATGAGGTGCTCTTCCAGCTCTTCCAGGGTTTCGTCGGTAATTTTCCCGGCGCCTACAATACCCTTGAGCTCGCCCATAAGGGCGTCACGGGTCTTGGCAAGGCCGCTCTTGATGGCAGAAAAAAGTCCCATTATACCAGGCTCTCGACCTTATCGACCAGACCGTAGGCCCTGGCCTCTTCGGCGCTCATAAAGTTGTCGCGTTCGGTGTCCTTGTCGATTTCTTCGATGCTATGGCCCGAAGTTTCGGCAAGAATCTTGCCCGTGATGTTACGGATGCGGAGCATTTCTTCGGCCTGGATCTGGATATCGCTAGCGGGCGCCACGATTTCGCCGTGAATCAGGGGCTGGTGGATCATGATACGGGCATTGGGCCAGGCGTAACGCTTGCCCTTGGCACCGGAGGTGAGGAGGACAGCTCCCATGGAGGCGGCCTGACCACAGCAGACGGTAACCACGTCGCTCTTGATGGCGTTCATGCAGTCGTAAATGGCAAGACCGCTAGAAATCACTCCGCCCGGGCTGTTGATAAAGAACACGATGTCTTCGTGGTTCAGGGAATCCAGGTACAGGAGCTGCTTGACGATGCGTTCGGCGCTTTCGTCATCCACTCCGCCCCACAAAAAAATCCTGCGCTTGGAGGCGAGGAACTCCTCGGCCTTTTTCATCATTTCGGGTGTCTGGTTTTCTTTCTTTTCGCTACAGTCAGCCATAATGAATCCTTTTTGTTCAAGTATAATTTAGAAATTATTCAACACTGAATTATCGCCATTTCCTTGCAAAATGTAAAGATTCCTATATTTGGCCCATGCCCGCGTGCAACGATAAAATTTTGGTAGGCCTTGTCAGTCCCGAAGTCCTCTCCGCCATAGAGTCGGACTCCATGCACCCCGTGTTTCTGGACCTGCAAGCCTGTTCGGCGCTAGAAATCCGGTATGACTTTTTCGAAGAGTCCCTCTGGCCGGGCCTTTCGGCGCGGGTCCGGAAGGTAGCGCCCCACGCCATGCAGATAGGCACCATCCGCCTCAAGCGGGATGGCGGGGCCTTTCAGGATTCCCGTGCCGGAGACCGCCTGCCCCTGTGGAAAAACATCCTGGAAGCGGAGCAGGTGCCGGGCTGGCTGGACCTGGAGCAGGACTGCCTCTACGACTACGAAAAGCTGTCCGCCCTGGCCGACCGCCGGAATGTAAAAATCCTTATCTCTCAGCACAATTTTTCCCGCACGCCTACGGACATGGAACTGCGGGATTACGCCCGAGACGTTTCCCGCCTAGGGGCCGAAGGTCTGAAAATTGCTGCCATGTGCAACTCCGAAGAGGACTGTGACCGTCTGTACAGGTTCACGCAGAAATTTTCTGGCGACTTTGAACTTTTTGCCGCCTTCGGCATGGGTGACCTTGGCCGGGTAAGCCGAATCTGGTCCCTGAAAGAGGGGGCGAACCTGACCTACGGGGCCATTGGCCAAGTGGCTGCCCCCGGTCAAATCCAGGTGCCGGTGATGGCGGAAGCCCTTGAAAAACTGTCGGATTTCCATTCCAAATTCGAAATTTCCGCATTTTTGAACGAAAAATGACGGTTTTCCTTTTTTTATCCTTATTTTTTGGCAAAAAGGCCTTAAATTTTCTAAATATCTATCTTGTAGATAGAGGATAATGATATGCGTCTTTCTGAACGGTTTGTAGATAATTGCATTTTGATCAATTCTCCTTGCGAAACCAAGGAGGCCATTCTGAACGAACTGGTGGATACTCTTTGCAGCGCCTATAAGCTGGAACATCGCGACGAAATTTTTGAGGCCGTCTGGAACCGCGAAAAGACCCGTTCCACCGGTATCGGTTGCGGCCTGGCCGTGCCCCACGCCAAGATTGACTACGTGGACCGCATGTGCATGGTGGCCGCCACTGTCGAAAAGGGCCTGGACTTCGAGTCCTTTGACGGCGAACCCGTTTATTTGCTGATTCTCATCGTAAGCCCCGGAAACACTGTCGGACCGCACCTGAAGGCCCTGTCTTCGGTGAGCCGCCTCCTGGCCGACGGCAACGTCCGCAAGGAGCTGATTGCCGCCAAGACCCCGGCGGAGTTCCTGACTATCCTCAAGGGCGCCGAGGATAAGTACCTGTAGGCGGCAAAAGCCGCCTGTAGATACTAGTTACTAGTTCTAAGTTACTAGATATTTTTGTATAAAATTCTAGTAACTAGCGAAGCGTAACTTGGAACTTAGAACTCGCCATCCCTTGACAACCTCCTGTCCCTTTTATATATTTGCACCCACCTCGGACGGTTAGCTCAGTTGGTTTAGAGCGCTGCTTTCACACGGCAGAGGTCACTGGTTCAAATCCAGTACCGTCCACTCGAAAGGTCCTGCTTCGGCGGGGCCTTTTTGTTTTTGTCCGGGGCGTTTTAGACCGCGGGACAACCGTTGGTTACAAGAGGCGCCGCCTAAACCTGCCCGAAGAACAAGTCCGAAAGGGCAGAGCGGAACTGGTTGATGCGGTCGGCGCTGGGTTCCCGGTGTGGCCAGGTGAAGTTGCTCAGGAGGACTACAGCCGCTCCCTTTTCGGGGTCGGCCACGATGCTTGCTCCGGTAAAACCGGTTTTTCCGAAGGTGCGGGGGGAGCGGCGGCTTCCCATGAACCGTTCGGCGTTCAACTCCCAGCCGAGGGCCGTTTCTGCACCCACCTCCGGGGCGAAGGCGTTGTGGCTTACCAGGTCAAGCAGCCCCTTGGGGGCGACGGTCTTGCCTTCGAAGACACCGTCGTTCAAGACCATCTGCACAAAGCGGAGCAGGTCGGGGACGGTGCTGAACATGCCGGCAGAACCTACGGGGAAAAGTTTCCGGAGCACCCAGGCGCTTTCGTCGTGAATTTCCCCCTGGATGGTGCGGCCCCGGAATTCGCATTCTTCCGTGGGCATGATCTGCTCCTTTGGGAACCGGTCCAGCGGGTCCCAGCCGGAACGCTCCATCTGTAGCGGCTCGAAGAAGGTCTCTTGCCCCAGCTGCTGCAGGGACTTTCCGGTGAGGCGGTTCAGCACGATTCCCAGCAGCACGCTGGGCGGGTTTCCGTAGTTGAAGGCCTTGCCCGGCGGAATCTGGAACTGGTAGGTGAACAGGGCCTCCAGAATCTTTTCGGGCGGAAGAGTCCGGAGAGTCTTCATGGGCACCCGGTAGTCCAGGCTATGGGTCAGCAGGTGGAAAATCCGGATGTCGCCCCGGTAGTTGGTGTGCAGCTCCGGAATGAAGTCTATGACCTTGGCGTCAACATCCAGTTCGCCCCGCAGAATGCTGCACAGGGCAAGAGTCGAGGTGGGGCAGACCTTGGTAAGGGAGGCAATGTCGAAGAGGGTGTCTTCGGCAGTGTCCAGCGCAACGACGTGCCGCGAACCGTCGGGCAGTACAAAGCCTGCCACGGCCTTGCTAAAGATGCCCTGGGCTTTGCCCTGGATGAGCAGTTCCTGGATGGTCGCTTTGTTGAACATGTTCCTTCTTCCCCCTTTGTCATCCTGAGGCGGAGCCGAAGGATCCAGACACGAATTTTATACCATCAACTGACGGCCAAGAACTTGTGTCCTGGATGCTTCGTCGCGCAGCTCCTCGGCATGACGTAAGGAAACGTCATTACAAATCAATAACGCGGTCGTTCTGCAAGAGCTGCTCGAAGGTCTGCCTTTCGCGGATGACCTTCAGTTCGCCATTAGTGTACATGGTCTCGGCGGCGTAGCGGCGGCTGTTGTAGTTGCTGCTCATGGCGGCACCGTAGGCACCAGCATCATGGAGAATCAGCAAGTCGCCGACCTTTGCTTTCGGGAGCTTGCGGGTCACCACGAAGCCACCTTCTTCCTGCGTGAACACGTCACCAGATTCGCAGAGCGGGCCTGCCACCACTGCGTCGACCATCTCGTTCATTTCGCGACCGTCGCGGGCGATGATGGAAATGGCGTGGTAGCTACCGTAGAAGCTCGGGCGCACCAGGTCGGTAAAGCCCGCGTCGAGCAGGTAGAATAAATTGTCGCCCTGCTTTTTGACGGCGCGGATTTCGGCCATCAGGTAACCGCTTTCGGCCACCAGGTAGCGACCGGGTTCCACTTCCAGGTGAACCTCGTGGCCGATGCTCTGCTGGATGTTCTTGCGGGCCTTGTCCCACAGGTCGTAGTAGGCCTGCATGTCGATGCGGTTGCCCTTGTCTTCTTCGTGGTACGGAATCGGGAGGCCGCCCCCTGCACTGATGGTGCGCAAATGAGAGCCCAGGCGGCGGCTAGCGTCCACCATGGCGTCGCAAACCTGCGAGAGGTGCTCGAAGTCGGAGCCGGAACCGATGTGCATGTGGAGTCCTGTAATCCACATCCCGTTTGCCTGCGCGAGCTTGACGCAGTCCTTGATCTGTTCGTGCCACACGCCGTGCTTGCTAAGCGGGCCGCCGGTATTCACCTTGCTGGAATGCCCGTGGCCGAAGCCCGGGTTCACGCGGAGCGTAAGTTCCGACTTCACGCCGAAATCGGCCAGCTGCTGGATCATGTCGGGGGAACCCACGTTCACCGCGATGTCGTACTTCTTCACGAGTTCAAGCGCGTCCTTGTCAAAGATATCTGCGGTGTAAACAATCTCGGGAGCCTTGCCCTTCTGTTGGCCGCCCTTGAAACCCGCCTTCAACGCGCGCACGATTTCGCCTGCAGAGACGGCATCCACCACGCCGCCCAGCTTGCGCACCAGCGCTACGATGGAGAGGTTCGGGCAAGCCTTCTGGGCAAAACGCACGGTGTCGAAAACCTGAACTTCCTTCACGCGCTTCTCAATGGTGGCGCGATCATAGAGCCAGAGGGGGGTGCCGTACTGTTCGGCAGCCTTCACGAAAACTTCTTGAGGGATGGAATAATTTGTCATACGACGAAAATTTAGTTTTTTATTATGCGGGAGGGGCCCCAGCTCGGAGTTGCGAAGGCCGCACGGGCCCCTCCCTGCACCCTCCCCATCCTGGCGCAAGCGCCAACCTTACGGCTCAACCATGGCCATACAAGTATGGCCGCGGCACTCGCCTTGATCGGTTGTGGCCGACGCTTCTATTCTCTAGCCGCTTTACACTATTTGTTAAATTAGACAGTTGTCACGCTACAGACTTTTTTATTTTATAAAAAAGGTTTCGGTGATCCGAAACCTCTCTCGTCTTTCGTCTGTAGGGCCGTGGTTCGGCGATGCTCACCAACCTAGGCCCGTTCTTTCGTCTAGATTACACGTGCTTGATCTTGTTGTCGCCTTCGTCCCAGTACTGACCGTCGCAGACGAACTTGTATTCGTAAACGCCGGAGTCGAGGGTGACCTTGCCGACCCAGAGACCGGTCTTCTTGTCCTTCTTGAGCATATCCTTGTCGATAGCCCAGTTGTTGAAGGAACCGGCAACGGAAACGGTAGTGGCCAGGGGGCAGTTGGCTTCGAACACCACGGCGACCTTCTTGGAGGCCTTGGGGGCGGCTTTCTTTGCCGGAGCGGACTTAACGGCAGCCTTTTTCTCGGCAGCGGGCTTAGCAGCCTTGGGGGCGGCAGCCTTAGTGGCGGTCTTCTTGGCCGGGGCGGCCTTTACCGCAGCCTTCTTGGCAGCGGGTGCCTTTGTTGTCTTAGCAGTAGCTTTGGTCATAGTTATCTCCTTTACTTAGTCCGCGCCAAAGATAGTAAAAAAAAGTTTAACTGTCTAATAAAAAAGTGAAATTATGCCTAAAACTACGGATTATACACTGATAATTGCCTCAAAAAAGGCGAAAAAAACGGGTTCGTGGTCAAAAAAAGAAGAAAGTTGTTGTAAAAAACAGGACAATAATCTATTTTTTCATCAAATAACTTAAAAAGGAGTATTCCCAAATGAAAAAGAGCTTAACTCTCATGTTGGCCGTTACGTCGGCGTTTTTCTTCGCCTGTAGCGACGACAGCAGTTCGGACAGCGGTACCAATGGTGGCAGCGTTACTATTGAGGTGTCCGGAACCATCTCTGTTGACCAAGAAAACAAGGCTGTTGTCGTTGCCATCTCCAACGCCGAAGACGTGTGCGTCAACGAAAACAATACTTATGCTTGGAAGAATGTGGATTTCGGTGTAGATTCTTCTTTCGCAAAATACCTATTCTTGGGCGATACCCTGGTGGTAATCGATTGCGAAGAAATAGGTAAGGATGGCGAACCTAGGTATTGCGACGACGAGGGTCAGATGTTTGTTGGCGGCAAGGCCGATGACCTGAACGGCACCTGGAAGTCCGTTTATTGCATGTACGATACGGACGATGAAACGAGCCAATGCTTCAAGGCTTGTAAGGACGTCCCTGGTGGCAAGCTCACCGAAGAAGAAATGGCGAAGATGTACGAGGACATGTTCAGTTCCATGAGCGAGTTGGATATGGATGCGGAACCTGAAGTGGACCAGAAAATGATGGACCGCATGACCTGCCTTGACGACAATGATTTGAGAAAGTTCCCGGAATCGATCATGAAGATATCGGGTAATTCAATAACTTCCAAGGTTACCTATAGCTATGGTGATGATGACAACTTTGACGACTACATGAATTCCAGATTCATGTCCAAGTTCTACAAGAACCTGGCAAAGGGCGATCCTTCGATTCCCGACACCTACTACCTGACCGAAGAAGATTCCTCTGGTGTGGAACAGTACATCAAGTCGGCCGGTATTGAAGTGACGAAGCAGACCAAGAACAGCGTCACCTTCAAGTTTGCAGACCAGACTTTCTCGGTGGATGTCAAGAAATTCAACAATTCTGTTGACGGACGTGAATTTGCCATGTCTGTTTCCTTCAACAGCATGAGCTGCGACCTAGAAGCCGAAGAAGGGGAAGTGACCAAGAGCACTTGCAAGGCTGAATATGGCGAATTCTTTGACAAGGAAACCGTAAAGGATGCTGCCGGCAACAAGATTACGGTCGCCTATGAATACGAAAAGTCCAACGAAAAGGATTTTGACCGTTGCACCGACAAGATGGTGGATTCTGTGTATGCCGCCATCAAGGGTAAGGGTGGTTCGAGCGACGACGAATGTGATCGTATAATTCAAGAGTACTATGCTTGCTCCGCAAGTGGTTCCATTAACAGTAATTGTGACTTTGTGGCCTACCAGGAATGTGTAGCTGCCGCCACAGAAGACGACACCTATGATGTTTCCAGCCCCGATTGGGAACTCTACAAGAAGGCAACTTCTTCTGCTGAACTTGCCAAGAAAAAGTTCCTCAAGAATGCCCGCAAGATTGCCCGCAAACTGGAAAAGTTTGCCGAATAAGAAAAGGCTATTTGCTTGAAAATGATCCCGGCCTCTTGGGTCGGGATTTTTTATTTTTGTAGAAAGCCGAGAAATAGCGGCAAGAGGTTTTTATGAACGTTACGATGCAAGAGGTAATGAAAGAGTCCGGCGTGGCATTCGGTACCAGCGGTGCCCGCGGACTTGTGACCGCCATGACGGACCGGGTGTGCTATGTGTATGCCCGCTCCTTTATCAAGTACTGTGAAGCAAGTTACAAGTGCGAGCACACCATCGCCATTGCAGGCGACCTGCGGCCCAGTACCGAACGGATTTTGAAAGCCCTTGTAAAGGCGGGCGAGGACAGCTCCTGGAAGGTGGTCTATTGCGGTCGTATCCCGAGCCCGGCCATTGCACTGTATGGTATCGACAAGAAGCTCCCCACCATCATGGTGACGGGGAGCCACATTCCTGCAGACCGTAACGGCATCAAGTTTAACCACCCCCAGGGCGAAATCACCAAGAAAGACGAGCAGGGAATCGTTTCCCAGTCCGTTGATTTTGACGAATCGATTTTCGATGCGGCAGGCATGCTGAAATCGGCGCCGGAGCTGCCGACGGTTGAAGCCGAGGCCGAAGAAAATTACCTGAAACGCTACCCTGCGTTTTTCGGGAGCAAGGCCCTTTCGGGGCTTACCATCGGGGTCTATCAGCATTCTGCTGTGGGTCGCGACATCGTGGTGAAGGTTCTGGAAAGCCTGGGCGCTACCGTAAAGCCCTTCGCCAGGAGCGAGACGTTTATTCCGGTAGATACCGAAGCCATCCGTAAAGAAGACGAAGAACTGGCTCGGGATTTTGCCCATAAGGATTTTGTGGACGCCATCTTCAGTACCGACGGGGATTCTGACCGGCCGCTTTTGGCGGACGATACCGGCATGTGGCTCAGGGGCGACGTGCTGGGCATCCTCGCTGCCCAGGCGCTGGGTATCCAGCGCATTGCAACTCCCGTGAGTTGCAACACGTCGCTTGAAAAGTCGGGCAGCTTCGAAAAGATTTGCCGTACCCGCATAGGCAGCCCCTACGTGATCGCCGGCATGGAAAGCCTGGTGGACAGTGCCGACCCTGCCGTAAGTGTCGCCGGTTACGAGGCCAACGGAGGGTTCTTGCTGCAGACGGATTTGACCCGTGAATTTGCGGAACATGACAGCAGCGGTAACGAGACGCGGGTGACCCGCACCCTGCCGGCACTCCCCACCCGTGACGCCCTGCTCCCCATGCTTGCCGTGATGGTGCGTGTCCGGGAAGAGCGGATGTGCGTGGTGGACCTGCTGAAAAAACTCCCCAAGCGCTTTACGCTCAGTGACCGCCTCAAGGAATTCCCGACGGAAACCTCTAAGGCAAAGCTAGCCGAAATCCGCGAGCAGAAACTGGGCAAGAAACTTTTTGGCGCCCTTACGGCAAAGCCTAGCCGTTTTGCAAAGCCCGATGCCAATGGCAACATGCCCGCACCCTTCCACGGCGATATCGTCTCCATCGACGAGACCGACGGCTACCGCATGGAATTCGATTCTGGAGACATCGTGCACCTGCGGCCCAGCGGAAACGCTCCGGAATTTCGCTGCTACGTAGAAACCGGCGATAAGGAGCGCTCCGCGGAACTCCTCGCCGGTTGCATGAAGATTATGGAAGGCTGGCGGAAATAATTTGGAAGGTTAGTTTCCTGTTGGGACAGGAGGCATGACAACGCCATATTTTCCGTTATTGCATTGATACATGCAGTCGGCAGCACTGCTCCAGACGCTTATGGTAAGTTGTGCGACCTTTCCGTTTTCTTTACTGCAGCTAAACCCGTTGATGGGGTGTGTTCCGCAGCTATAGTTGGGCCGCTGGCAGTTGCTCCCGGGAGGGCATTTGTCGATGGTACTTTTATATTTCCAATAGCCTTCGTTGCAGATAAGGTTTATTTCATTGACGGTCATTTCATCGCCTGATGGAGTGCAGTTGTCTCCGATGATGGCGAGCCTCCACCCATTATTGCGGCATACGGCATAAGCGCCTGTTTCGCAGTCCTTGACCGTGTCATAGTCTTGGCAGGTGCCTCCGTCTACATCGGAAACGTGCTTGCAAGTTTCTTCTGTGCTGGAGCTGCTATTGACGCAATACTCCGTCAATCCCTTGTTGCAAAGTTGTGTTGCGGAGTAGCATTCTAGGGTGAGGGCTTGGCAGGTTACGGCCAAAGACGAACTGGAATTGTCGTCAAGGGATGCCGATGAACCGCCTTCGGTTGCCGAACTTTCTGCGGTTGCGGAACTGTTGACTGTTGCCGAGCTTTCTGCTGTTGCGGAGCTCTCGATGTTGTCAGAGCTATCGCCACCGTTGCTTTCAGAGGAGTTTTCCTCGATGTCCGGCCCGTTGACGCTAGCGCTGCTGCTGTCGTCGCAGGCCGTAAGCGTAAAGGTCAGTGCTGCTGCGGCAAACCCGCAAGCGATTTTTAAAAGACGTTGTTTCATGGCGAGTTTCCTTTTTTAAAGTCTGGTCCAAACGTTGTTGATGCACTGGTAATTGTAGCTTTCGACGGTCATCTGTTCACCCTCGTTTGTGCAGGGGGCTCCATCGGGCAATATTCCATGGTCGTCGCTCTTGTTGTTGCCGCAATCCATCATGGGGTCGCATTGTTGGACAAATTCTTCCCATTTGCCACTTTGGTTGCAGGAATAGCGTATTTGATCGCTTGGGTAATCATCTTCTGGATCATTGTAGGTATAGAGCCATCTCATGGGGTCTTTGCCATAACTGCAGGATTCGTTTAGCCAATCGGTTTTGAGGCAGTATTTCTTGAGTTTTGTTTTCAGACATAGAGTGTAGTCATCGTATCCGCAGTAGGGTTTGGTGGGGTCACAGTCATTCGTCACGAACCAGCGATTGCTAACGCACATATAGGTGGTTGTGTTGTCGCTGCAATCAGTCATGAGAGTGAAGTCGTTTTCGTCGCAGTTCCACCTGTCGTTCCCATCGATACCGGAAATATTGGCACAGCTTTCGGCAACCTGCCAAGTACCGCCTTTACAGACGTAGTCGAGGTTTGTTGCGCAGTCGAAAGCCTTGGTACCATCCATGCAGGGGGTCATGGCGCAGCCTTGTGTTATGAGGCATTCGTTGTCCGTAATGTGGGAGCAGGTTTCTACGGAGTTAGAGCTAAGTTCCGCGGAGGAGGAACTAGTGCCCGTGGATGTTGAAGAGCCTCCCTCTTGACTCGTTGAGGAATTGCCATTTTGGCTTGTGGCAGATTTCTCGTTGCTATCGGCGGAGTCTCCGGTTGTCTCGGAGCTGGTGACGGTCTCGCTAGAAAGCCCATCCAGGTCATCGCTCGAGGGCCCGCTACTACTGTCGTCGCAGGCGACAAGCGCAAAGGCGAGTGCCGCCGCGGCAAGTCCGCAACTAAATTTCGTGAATTTCAGTTTCATATCGTTGCTCCTTTTTTAGTACTGTCTATTTGCCCACCCCGTACTAAAGTCCAGGTCGATGCATTTGCCTGACGGTTTTTCTATTGTCTTCGTTTCCTTGACGATTTCGGCTTCAAGGTTTACATTACTGCAATAAACAAACAGGAATGCATAGAGTTTTTCTTCTGTCGAATAGCTGCAGCCCTCCATTTCTACGACGGTAACCGTCATGGAGTTTGCACTGACCGCAGTCAAGACGTTTGGCCTTCCGTCGCCTGCGACCACCAGTACATAGGCACCATAATCTTCAGCACCGTCGGCGCTGCAGGTTCCACCGGCCTTGAGTTCTTCGATTTTGTTCTGGATTGATTTCATCCCTTCTATTTTCTCGTCGGGAAGCTTGTAGATTCCGGGCTTATCGAAGTTCAACGAGGAACTGTTGTTGTCGCCTTCGCTGGTTGAAGGAGCCGTATCGGTCTTGTTCCGGACAACCGTTGCCGCGAGGACAGAATTGTCGTAATGGAGGTCCGGGATTCCGTACTGGACAATAAAGCTGTTGGGATCTTTGCCGGAAACGGGAGTGGATTCGCTATGAGTAGGGCTGGAATCGTTTTCTGCACCGGAGGAGCTCTGCTCTACAGTGTTACTGGAACTTTCCACGCCGGGAGAAACCATCAGGGAACTGGAAGAAAGTTCCGCCTTGTTGGGGCTTTCGGAACTAGAGGACGGATTTTCGGAAGCGGAGGATACCGACCCTTGACCTTCGGCCATTTCATTAGTTTCTTCGGCGGTACCAGCAAGACCGCTCGTGGAATCGGCGCATCCTGTGCCCAAGAAGGCCACAAGGAAAAATAGCGCGAATAAATACAAGAGGAATGGCTTATTCATTTTCGCAC
Above is a window of Fibrobacter sp. DNA encoding:
- the ftsY gene encoding signal recognition particle-docking protein FtsY, with translation MGLFSAIKSGLAKTRDALMGELKGIVGAGKITDETLEELEEHLIKADVGVEAAFLLTDALREQALGKSLTTEQVLDIMRSEAERLLKDPPPFELKGKPHVVLVIGVNGAGKTTTIGKLAARLKDEGKKVMIAACDTFRAAAIDQLETWAERSGAEFVKHQEGSDPAAVAFDACNAAVARGCDVVLIDTAGRLHNKDYLMEELKKIVRVIKKVNPDMPHDMWLVIDGNTGQNTINQTKIFNQSFPLTGLVVTKLDGTARGGAVLSIASSLQIPIRWIGMGERIDQLVPFSKAEYVEGLFENALESET
- a CDS encoding ATP-dependent Clp protease proteolytic subunit — protein: MADCSEKKENQTPEMMKKAEEFLASKRRIFLWGGVDDESAERIVKQLLYLDSLNHEDIVFFINSPGGVISSGLAIYDCMNAIKSDVVTVCCGQAASMGAVLLTSGAKGKRYAWPNARIMIHQPLIHGEIVAPASDIQIQAEEMLRIRNITGKILAETSGHSIEEIDKDTERDNFMSAEEARAYGLVDKVESLV
- a CDS encoding type I 3-dehydroquinate dehydratase, with the translated sequence MPACNDKILVGLVSPEVLSAIESDSMHPVFLDLQACSALEIRYDFFEESLWPGLSARVRKVAPHAMQIGTIRLKRDGGAFQDSRAGDRLPLWKNILEAEQVPGWLDLEQDCLYDYEKLSALADRRNVKILISQHNFSRTPTDMELRDYARDVSRLGAEGLKIAAMCNSEEDCDRLYRFTQKFSGDFELFAAFGMGDLGRVSRIWSLKEGANLTYGAIGQVAAPGQIQVPVMAEALEKLSDFHSKFEISAFLNEK
- a CDS encoding PTS sugar transporter subunit IIA, yielding MRLSERFVDNCILINSPCETKEAILNELVDTLCSAYKLEHRDEIFEAVWNREKTRSTGIGCGLAVPHAKIDYVDRMCMVAATVEKGLDFESFDGEPVYLLILIVSPGNTVGPHLKALSSVSRLLADGNVRKELIAAKTPAEFLTILKGAEDKYL
- a CDS encoding beta-lactamase family protein; the encoded protein is MFNKATIQELLIQGKAQGIFSKAVAGFVLPDGSRHVVALDTAEDTLFDIASLTKVCPTSTLALCSILRGELDVDAKVIDFIPELHTNYRGDIRIFHLLTHSLDYRVPMKTLRTLPPEKILEALFTYQFQIPPGKAFNYGNPPSVLLGIVLNRLTGKSLQQLGQETFFEPLQMERSGWDPLDRFPKEQIMPTEECEFRGRTIQGEIHDESAWVLRKLFPVGSAGMFSTVPDLLRFVQMVLNDGVFEGKTVAPKGLLDLVSHNAFAPEVGAETALGWELNAERFMGSRRSPRTFGKTGFTGASIVADPEKGAAVVLLSNFTWPHREPSADRINQFRSALSDLFFGQV
- the lysA gene encoding diaminopimelate decarboxylase; this encodes MTNYSIPQEVFVKAAEQYGTPLWLYDRATIEKRVKEVQVFDTVRFAQKACPNLSIVALVRKLGGVVDAVSAGEIVRALKAGFKGGQQKGKAPEIVYTADIFDKDALELVKKYDIAVNVGSPDMIQQLADFGVKSELTLRVNPGFGHGHSSKVNTGGPLSKHGVWHEQIKDCVKLAQANGMWITGLHMHIGSGSDFEHLSQVCDAMVDASRRLGSHLRTISAGGGLPIPYHEEDKGNRIDMQAYYDLWDKARKNIQQSIGHEVHLEVEPGRYLVAESGYLMAEIRAVKKQGDNLFYLLDAGFTDLVRPSFYGSYHAISIIARDGREMNEMVDAVVAGPLCESGDVFTQEEGGFVVTRKLPKAKVGDLLILHDAGAYGAAMSSNYNSRRYAAETMYTNGELKVIRERQTFEQLLQNDRVIDL
- a CDS encoding glycogen-binding domain-containing protein; its protein translation is MTKATAKTTKAPAAKKAAVKAAPAKKTATKAAAPKAAKPAAEKKAAVKSAPAKKAAPKASKKVAVVFEANCPLATTVSVAGSFNNWAIDKDMLKKDKKTGLWVGKVTLDSGVYEYKFVCDGQYWDEGDNKIKHV
- a CDS encoding phosphomannomutase, with product MNVTMQEVMKESGVAFGTSGARGLVTAMTDRVCYVYARSFIKYCEASYKCEHTIAIAGDLRPSTERILKALVKAGEDSSWKVVYCGRIPSPAIALYGIDKKLPTIMVTGSHIPADRNGIKFNHPQGEITKKDEQGIVSQSVDFDESIFDAAGMLKSAPELPTVEAEAEENYLKRYPAFFGSKALSGLTIGVYQHSAVGRDIVVKVLESLGATVKPFARSETFIPVDTEAIRKEDEELARDFAHKDFVDAIFSTDGDSDRPLLADDTGMWLRGDVLGILAAQALGIQRIATPVSCNTSLEKSGSFEKICRTRIGSPYVIAGMESLVDSADPAVSVAGYEANGGFLLQTDLTREFAEHDSSGNETRVTRTLPALPTRDALLPMLAVMVRVREERMCVVDLLKKLPKRFTLSDRLKEFPTETSKAKLAEIREQKLGKKLFGALTAKPSRFAKPDANGNMPAPFHGDIVSIDETDGYRMEFDSGDIVHLRPSGNAPEFRCYVETGDKERSAELLAGCMKIMEGWRK